A single genomic interval of Rhizobium leguminosarum bv. trifolii WSM1325 harbors:
- a CDS encoding HAD-superfamily hydrolase, subfamily IA, variant 1 (TIGRFAM: HAD-superfamily hydrolase, subfamily IA, variant 1; HAD-superfamily hydrolase, subfamily IA, variant 3~PFAM: Haloacid dehalogenase domain protein hydrolase~KEGG: rec:RHECIAT_CH0002344 phosphoglycolate phosphatase protein) yields MKLALFDCDGTLVDSAALIHETMRRTFDKFGKPEPRFEDTKAIIGLSLDIAIARMQGRPHVEQQDIDMTAHYKSLFSIVRQDLDYKEPLFPGIRAMIDAISGRDDLLIGAVTGKSRRGLKVVMETHGFDKHFIVARTADDCPSKPHPAMVTECCDETGMNAADTIVIGDAVYDMQMAKAAGAKAIGVAWGYASVDELIANGADAIASHPNEILRHFS; encoded by the coding sequence ATGAAACTGGCGCTTTTCGATTGCGACGGCACGCTGGTCGACAGTGCTGCGTTGATCCACGAAACCATGCGCAGGACCTTCGACAAGTTCGGCAAGCCGGAACCGCGCTTTGAAGACACCAAGGCCATTATCGGCCTGTCCCTCGATATTGCGATCGCCCGCATGCAGGGCAGGCCGCATGTGGAGCAGCAAGATATCGACATGACCGCGCATTACAAATCGCTGTTCTCGATCGTGCGTCAGGATCTTGACTATAAGGAGCCGCTGTTTCCCGGCATTCGCGCGATGATCGACGCGATCAGCGGACGCGATGACCTGCTGATCGGCGCGGTGACGGGCAAATCCCGCCGCGGGCTCAAGGTCGTGATGGAGACGCATGGCTTCGACAAGCATTTCATTGTCGCACGCACCGCCGACGATTGCCCCTCCAAACCGCATCCGGCCATGGTGACGGAATGCTGCGATGAAACAGGCATGAATGCTGCCGACACCATTGTCATCGGCGATGCGGTTTACGATATGCAGATGGCAAAGGCTGCCGGCGCCAAGGCGATCGGCGTTGCCTGGGGCTATGCCAGCGTGGATGAGCTGATCGCCAACGGCGCTGATGCGATCGCCTCCCATCCGAACGAGATATTGCGTCATTTTTCCTGA
- a CDS encoding pseudouridine synthase, RluA family (TIGRFAM: pseudouridine synthase, RluA family~PFAM: pseudouridine synthase~KEGG: rec:RHECIAT_CH0002345 RNA-pseudouridine synthase protein, ribosomal large subunit C) produces MAGIEHIKVEPDEAGMRLDRWFKVHFPGLGFGPLQKLLRSGQVRVDGGRVKSDARVQPGQTVRVPPMDVDAKLKSGPIAGKDLKHSSDFQLLSRMVLHEDDKVIVLNKPPGLAVQGGSGVARHIDQMLEAWTSPKGEKPRLVHRLDRDTSGVLVIARTRGAAQKLTAAFRERDTKKTYWALVKGVPRKHEDKISTWLVKEPTADGDRMRIAKHGEDGADHAISFYRVLETAAQNLAWLEMEPYTGRTHQLRVHALHIGHPIIGDPKYFDDDPNWDFPGGVQKKLHLHARHIDIPHPSGGRLRISAPLPAHMVQTWNLLGLDLAGAERDAE; encoded by the coding sequence ATGGCTGGCATAGAACATATCAAGGTTGAACCCGACGAAGCCGGCATGCGGCTCGATCGCTGGTTCAAGGTGCATTTTCCCGGGCTCGGCTTCGGTCCGCTGCAAAAGCTCTTGCGCTCCGGCCAGGTGCGCGTCGACGGTGGGCGTGTCAAATCGGATGCACGCGTGCAGCCCGGCCAGACGGTGCGCGTGCCGCCGATGGATGTCGATGCGAAGCTGAAATCCGGACCGATCGCCGGCAAGGATCTCAAACATTCGTCGGATTTCCAACTCTTGTCGCGCATGGTGCTGCACGAGGACGACAAGGTGATCGTGCTCAACAAGCCACCCGGTCTTGCGGTGCAGGGCGGCTCGGGTGTGGCCCGGCATATCGACCAGATGCTCGAAGCCTGGACCAGCCCGAAGGGTGAGAAGCCGCGGCTCGTCCACCGCCTCGACCGCGACACATCGGGTGTTCTCGTCATCGCCCGCACCCGCGGCGCGGCGCAGAAGCTGACGGCTGCCTTCCGCGAGCGCGACACCAAGAAGACCTACTGGGCGCTGGTCAAGGGCGTGCCGCGCAAGCACGAGGACAAGATCTCGACCTGGCTGGTGAAGGAGCCGACCGCCGACGGCGACCGCATGCGCATCGCCAAGCACGGCGAGGACGGCGCCGACCATGCGATTTCCTTCTACCGCGTGCTGGAGACGGCGGCACAGAACCTCGCCTGGCTGGAGATGGAGCCCTATACCGGCCGTACGCATCAGTTGCGCGTCCATGCCCTGCATATCGGCCATCCGATCATCGGCGATCCGAAATATTTCGACGACGATCCGAATTGGGATTTTCCAGGCGGCGTCCAGAAGAAGCTGCATCTGCACGCGCGTCACATCGACATCCCGCATCCCTCCGGCGGCCGCCTGCGCATCAGTGCGCCGCTGCCAGCGCATATGGTGCAGACCTGGAACCTTCTCGGTCTCGACCTTGCCGGTGCCGAAAGGGACGCCGAATGA
- a CDS encoding CrcB protein (TIGRFAM: CrcB protein~PFAM: Camphor resistance CrcB protein~KEGG: rec:RHECIAT_CH0002346 putative integral transmembrane protein, CrcB family), which produces MIQALLVAVGGAIGSLLRYYVGQWALRLMGPAFPWGTLAVNVVGCFVIGVFAELIARKFNASVELRLLLITGFLGGFTTFSAFSLDAISLFERGEAVAGGIYIAASVGLSMAAVIAGLAVMRALA; this is translated from the coding sequence ATGATCCAGGCTCTTCTCGTCGCCGTTGGCGGCGCCATCGGTTCTCTTCTCAGATATTATGTCGGCCAGTGGGCGCTGAGACTCATGGGGCCGGCATTTCCGTGGGGCACGCTCGCCGTCAATGTTGTCGGCTGCTTCGTCATCGGCGTCTTCGCCGAGCTGATCGCGCGGAAGTTCAACGCCTCGGTGGAGCTGCGCCTGCTGCTGATCACTGGCTTCCTCGGCGGCTTCACAACCTTCTCGGCCTTCTCGCTGGATGCGATCTCGCTGTTCGAGCGCGGCGAGGCCGTCGCCGGCGGTATCTACATCGCTGCGAGCGTCGGACTTTCGATGGCGGCCGTCATCGCCGGGCTCGCCGTCATGCGCGCTTTGGCCTGA
- a CDS encoding conserved hypothetical protein (KEGG: ret:RHE_CH02238 hypothetical protein), with product MTQLLSISANTAAIAFESLRIPQRVATSTAARDARRVADRQLKAEGTEEIDEPSSIIQSTEVALDLMAKGNRQPQAGLKQALRSYEDF from the coding sequence ATGACCCAGCTCCTGTCCATATCGGCCAACACCGCCGCTATTGCGTTCGAGTCGCTCCGAATCCCGCAGCGTGTCGCGACGAGCACCGCCGCCCGCGATGCGCGCCGCGTTGCCGACCGGCAGTTGAAGGCCGAAGGCACCGAGGAAATAGACGAGCCCTCCAGCATCATCCAGTCGACCGAAGTGGCCCTCGACCTGATGGCCAAGGGCAATCGCCAGCCGCAGGCCGGCCTGAAACAGGCGCTGCGATCCTACGAAGACTTCTGA
- a CDS encoding protein of unknown function DUF461 (PFAM: protein of unknown function DUF461; nuclear export factor GLE1~KEGG: rec:RHECIAT_CH0002348 hypothetical protein) yields MKTIKTFGKTFGLAAVLSATAFASAEAHVTFLDREATQDSTILATLQVPHGCDGKATTEVRVKLPEGFVFAKPQPKAGWELEVIKGDYQKTYDNHGDKVKTGAIEVRWRNGNLSDDFYDTFVIQGKVSGVEAGSSLVFPVTQMCGETVTAWDQVAAEGGDAHGLKSPAPLLKVVAGEGGHDHDDMAGMDMSGMNMSGTAGMGAAAPAGETVKAGDLEVSGGFAKAMLPGQPVGGGFFTVKNNGQTDDRLVSVSSPAAGEVQIHEMVTKDNVMRMRQLKDGIAIAAGETVKLKPGNLHLMFQKVKTPFKQGDTVPVTLIFEKAGKVDLVLQVLSAQGK; encoded by the coding sequence ATGAAAACTATCAAGACATTTGGCAAGACATTCGGGCTTGCCGCCGTTCTTTCCGCGACCGCCTTTGCCAGCGCCGAGGCGCATGTGACCTTCCTCGACAGAGAGGCGACGCAGGACAGCACCATTCTCGCCACGCTGCAGGTGCCGCATGGCTGCGACGGCAAGGCGACCACGGAAGTGCGAGTCAAGCTGCCTGAGGGATTCGTCTTCGCCAAGCCGCAGCCGAAGGCCGGCTGGGAGCTCGAGGTGATCAAGGGCGACTACCAGAAGACCTACGACAATCACGGCGACAAGGTGAAGACGGGCGCGATCGAAGTGCGCTGGAGGAACGGCAATCTCTCCGACGATTTCTACGATACCTTCGTCATCCAGGGTAAGGTATCGGGTGTCGAGGCCGGCTCCTCGCTCGTCTTTCCGGTGACGCAGATGTGCGGCGAGACGGTCACGGCCTGGGATCAGGTGGCGGCGGAAGGCGGCGACGCGCACGGACTGAAAAGCCCGGCGCCGCTGTTGAAGGTCGTCGCCGGCGAAGGTGGCCATGACCATGACGACATGGCCGGCATGGATATGTCCGGTATGAACATGAGCGGGACGGCGGGCATGGGCGCTGCGGCGCCGGCCGGCGAAACGGTCAAGGCCGGCGATCTCGAAGTCTCCGGTGGCTTCGCCAAGGCAATGCTGCCCGGCCAGCCGGTCGGCGGCGGCTTCTTCACGGTGAAGAATAACGGCCAGACGGACGATCGCCTGGTGTCCGTCAGTTCGCCCGCAGCTGGTGAGGTTCAGATCCACGAGATGGTGACGAAGGACAACGTCATGCGGATGCGCCAGCTGAAGGACGGCATCGCCATCGCCGCCGGCGAGACGGTCAAGCTCAAGCCCGGCAACCTGCATCTGATGTTCCAGAAGGTGAAGACGCCGTTCAAGCAGGGCGATACGGTGCCGGTGACGCTGATCTTCGAAAAGGCCGGCAAGGTCGATCTGGTCCTGCAGGTGCTCTCCGCCCAGGGCAAATGA
- a CDS encoding conserved hypothetical protein (KEGG: rec:RHECIAT_CH0002349 hypothetical protein) — MRQTGLKATLFLRMLCALSLLLLGLAHQVPQAVAAEGYDAAAYVLPDGTFASLCVTVKDADGKTVAFKPNCEACRLSASTILPTPDAGSWLERKLASLMNSPIETSAVSGASAVCRPNSRAPPILA, encoded by the coding sequence ATGCGGCAGACCGGACTGAAAGCGACGCTCTTCCTGCGCATGCTTTGCGCATTGAGCCTGCTTTTGCTCGGCCTCGCCCATCAGGTGCCACAGGCTGTCGCCGCCGAAGGCTATGATGCCGCGGCCTATGTGCTGCCCGACGGCACCTTCGCCTCGCTCTGCGTCACCGTGAAGGATGCCGACGGCAAGACCGTCGCCTTCAAGCCGAATTGCGAAGCCTGCCGGCTGTCGGCCTCCACCATCCTGCCGACGCCGGATGCGGGCTCGTGGCTCGAGCGCAAACTCGCTTCGCTGATGAATTCGCCGATCGAAACATCAGCCGTTTCAGGCGCAAGCGCTGTCTGCCGGCCGAATTCCCGCGCGCCTCCCATCCTCGCCTGA
- a CDS encoding glycine cleavage system T protein (TIGRFAM: glycine cleavage system T protein~PFAM: glycine cleavage T protein (aminomethyl transferase); Glycine cleavage T-protein barrel~KEGG: rec:RHECIAT_CH0002350 aminomethyltransferase protein) yields MDDTAALKRTPLHALHLQLGARMVPFAGYDMPVQYPAGVMKEHLHTRAEAGLFDVSHMGQVIVKAKSGSYEDAALALESLVPVDILGLGEGRQRYGFFTDDTGCILDDLMIAHVDDHLFVVVNAACKEADVAHLQAHISDQCDITVLDRALIALQGPRAVAVLAELWADVAAMKFMDVRHCRLHDVSCLVSRSGYSGEDGFEISIPSDKAVDVTKRLLEHPDVQAIGLGARDSLRLEAGLCLYGNDIDTTTSPVEAALEWAMQKARRGSGARAGGFPGSGRILSELENGAARRRVGLKPEGKAPVRGHAKLYTDAEGKIEIGEVTSGGFGPSVEGPVAMGYVQLSHAAAGTLVYAEVRGKYLPTTVSALPFVTPTYKR; encoded by the coding sequence TTGGACGATACTGCTGCCCTGAAAAGAACCCCGTTGCATGCCCTGCATCTCCAGCTCGGCGCCCGCATGGTGCCGTTCGCCGGTTACGACATGCCGGTGCAATATCCGGCCGGCGTGATGAAGGAGCATCTTCATACCCGCGCCGAAGCCGGCCTCTTCGATGTCTCCCACATGGGCCAGGTCATCGTGAAGGCGAAGTCGGGCAGCTATGAGGATGCGGCTCTCGCGCTCGAAAGCCTGGTCCCCGTCGACATATTGGGCCTTGGCGAAGGCCGCCAGCGCTATGGCTTCTTCACCGACGATACCGGCTGCATTCTCGACGACCTGATGATCGCCCATGTCGACGACCACCTCTTCGTCGTGGTCAACGCCGCCTGCAAGGAGGCCGACGTCGCCCATTTGCAGGCACACATTAGCGACCAATGCGACATCACCGTCCTCGATCGCGCCTTGATCGCGCTGCAGGGACCGCGCGCCGTTGCGGTTCTTGCCGAACTCTGGGCCGATGTCGCAGCGATGAAATTCATGGACGTGCGCCACTGCCGTCTGCACGACGTTTCCTGTCTGGTCTCGCGCTCCGGCTATAGCGGCGAGGACGGCTTCGAGATCTCGATTCCATCAGACAAGGCCGTGGATGTCACCAAGCGGCTGCTCGAACATCCGGACGTCCAGGCGATCGGCCTTGGCGCTCGCGATTCGCTGCGCCTCGAAGCCGGCCTCTGCCTCTACGGCAACGATATCGACACGACCACCTCGCCGGTCGAGGCCGCACTCGAATGGGCTATGCAGAAAGCAAGGCGCGGCAGCGGTGCGCGCGCCGGCGGCTTCCCGGGCTCTGGCCGCATCCTCTCCGAACTCGAAAACGGCGCCGCACGCCGCCGCGTCGGCCTGAAGCCAGAAGGCAAGGCGCCAGTGCGCGGCCATGCCAAGCTCTATACCGATGCCGAGGGCAAGATCGAAATCGGCGAGGTCACCTCGGGCGGCTTTGGCCCCAGCGTCGAAGGCCCCGTCGCCATGGGCTACGTGCAGCTCTCCCATGCTGCGGCAGGCACGCTCGTCTACGCCGAGGTGCGCGGCAAATATCTGCCGACCACCGTCAGCGCCCTGCCCTTCGTCACACCGACCTACAAACGCTAA
- a CDS encoding glycine cleavage system H protein (TIGRFAM: glycine cleavage system H protein~PFAM: glycine cleavage H-protein~KEGG: ret:RHE_CH02242 glycine cleavage system protein H) — protein MLKFTEEHEWLKIEGGVATVGITTYAVDQLGDLVFVELPEVGATFSKNGNAATVESVKAASDVYCPLDGEITEVNPAIVADPSLVNSDPHGAGWFFKLKLANAADADGLLDEAAYKELTA, from the coding sequence ATGCTGAAATTTACCGAAGAACACGAATGGCTGAAGATCGAAGGCGGCGTTGCGACGGTCGGCATCACCACTTATGCCGTCGATCAGCTCGGCGACTTGGTTTTCGTCGAACTGCCGGAAGTCGGCGCGACCTTCTCCAAGAACGGCAATGCCGCGACCGTTGAATCGGTCAAGGCTGCTTCCGACGTCTATTGTCCGCTGGATGGCGAGATCACCGAGGTCAATCCGGCCATCGTTGCAGATCCATCGCTGGTCAATTCCGATCCTCATGGCGCCGGCTGGTTCTTCAAGCTGAAGCTTGCAAATGCTGCCGACGCCGATGGCCTGCTCGACGAGGCGGCCTACAAGGAGCTCACTGCGTAA
- a CDS encoding glycine dehydrogenase (KEGG: rec:RHECIAT_CH0002352 glycine dehydrogenase (decarboxylating) protein~TIGRFAM: glycine dehydrogenase~PFAM: glycine cleavage system P-protein), whose protein sequence is MTTPTEFQFTDYQPYDFANRRHIGPSPAEMTDMLKVIGYNSLDGLIDATLPPSIRQKAPLVWGAPMTEREALDKLRETANKNKVLVSLIGQGYYGTITPPVIQRNILENPAWYTAYTPYQPEISQGRLEALLNYQTMVCDLTGLDVANASLLDEATAAAEGMAIAERVAKSKAKAFFVDADCHPQTIALIRTRAEPLGWSVIVGNPFTDLDPVDVFGAIFQYPGTHGHVHDFTGLISRLHQTGAIAIVAADILALTLLKSPGEMGADIAVGSSQRFGVPVGYGGPHAAYMSVKDAIKRSMPGRLVGVSVDARGNRAYRLSLQTREQHIRREKATSNICTAQVLLAVMASMYAVFHGPKGIKAIAQQVHQKAVLMAKGLEKLGYKVEPETFFDTITVDVGHMQGLILRAAVAEGVNLRKVGETKIGMSLDERTRPATLEAVWRAFGGNFTIADFEPSYRLPKGLLRTSDYLTHPIFHMNRAESEMTRYIRRLSDRDLALDRSMIPLGSCTMKLNATAEMLPITWPEFSDIHPFVPADQALGYREMIDDLIEKLCAVTGYDAFSMQPNSGAQGEYAGLLTIRNYHIANGDGHRDVCLIPTSAHGTNPASAQMVGMKVVVVKVRENGDIDLDDFRAKAEQHAANLSCCMITYPSTHGVFEETVKEICDLVHEHGGQVYLDGANMNAMVGLSRPGDIGSDVSHLNLHKTFCIPHGGGGPGMGPIGVKAHLAPYLPGHPETDGRPGAVSAAAFGSASILPISWSYCLMMGGEGLTQATKVAILSANYIATRLKGAYDVLYKSSAGRVAHECIIDTRPLVDSSGVTVDDVAKRLIDCGFHAPTMSWPVAGTLMIEPTESETKAELDRFCEAMLAIREEARAIEDGRMDKVNNPLKNAPHTVEDLVGEWDRPYSREQACFPPGAFRVDKYWSPVNRVDNVYGDRNLICTCPPVESYAEAAE, encoded by the coding sequence ATGACGACGCCGACAGAATTCCAGTTCACCGACTATCAGCCCTACGATTTCGCCAATCGCCGCCATATCGGCCCCTCGCCGGCCGAGATGACCGACATGCTGAAGGTGATCGGTTATAACAGCCTCGACGGCCTGATCGACGCGACGCTGCCGCCCTCGATCCGCCAGAAGGCGCCGCTCGTCTGGGGCGCGCCGATGACCGAGCGCGAGGCGCTCGACAAGCTGCGCGAGACCGCCAACAAGAACAAGGTGCTGGTCTCGCTGATCGGCCAGGGTTATTACGGCACGATCACGCCGCCGGTCATCCAGCGCAACATCCTGGAAAACCCGGCCTGGTACACCGCCTATACGCCTTACCAGCCGGAGATCAGCCAGGGCCGCCTGGAAGCGCTGCTGAACTACCAGACGATGGTCTGCGACCTCACCGGCCTCGACGTCGCCAACGCCTCGTTGCTTGACGAGGCGACCGCCGCCGCCGAAGGCATGGCGATTGCCGAGCGCGTCGCCAAGTCGAAGGCGAAGGCCTTCTTCGTCGATGCCGACTGCCATCCGCAGACCATTGCCCTGATCCGCACCCGCGCCGAGCCGCTCGGCTGGAGCGTCATCGTCGGCAATCCCTTCACCGATCTCGATCCCGTCGACGTCTTCGGCGCGATCTTCCAATATCCCGGCACGCACGGTCACGTGCATGATTTTACCGGCCTGATCTCGCGCCTGCACCAGACCGGCGCCATAGCGATCGTCGCCGCCGATATCCTGGCGCTGACGCTGCTGAAATCGCCCGGCGAAATGGGTGCCGATATCGCCGTCGGATCCTCGCAGCGCTTCGGTGTGCCGGTCGGCTACGGCGGCCCGCATGCGGCCTATATGTCGGTCAAGGATGCCATCAAGCGTTCCATGCCCGGCCGCCTCGTCGGCGTTTCCGTCGATGCCCGCGGCAACCGCGCCTATCGCCTGTCGCTGCAGACCCGCGAACAGCATATCCGCCGCGAAAAGGCGACGTCGAACATCTGCACCGCCCAGGTACTGCTTGCCGTGATGGCCTCGATGTACGCCGTCTTCCACGGCCCGAAGGGTATCAAGGCGATCGCCCAGCAGGTGCACCAGAAGGCCGTGCTGATGGCCAAGGGCCTGGAAAAGCTCGGTTATAAGGTCGAACCCGAGACCTTCTTCGACACGATCACCGTCGATGTCGGCCATATGCAGGGTCTCATCCTGCGTGCCGCCGTCGCCGAAGGCGTCAATCTGCGCAAGGTCGGCGAAACCAAAATCGGCATGAGCCTCGACGAACGCACCCGGCCGGCGACGCTCGAAGCCGTCTGGCGCGCCTTCGGCGGCAATTTTACCATTGCCGATTTCGAGCCTTCCTACCGCCTGCCGAAGGGCTTGCTCCGCACCAGTGATTACCTCACCCATCCGATCTTTCACATGAACCGCGCCGAAAGCGAGATGACGCGTTACATCCGCCGGCTCTCCGACCGGGATCTGGCGCTCGACCGCTCGATGATCCCGCTCGGTTCCTGCACGATGAAGCTCAATGCGACGGCGGAAATGCTGCCGATCACCTGGCCGGAATTTTCCGACATCCATCCCTTCGTGCCGGCCGACCAGGCGCTCGGCTACCGCGAGATGATCGACGACCTGATCGAAAAGCTCTGCGCCGTCACCGGCTACGACGCCTTCTCCATGCAGCCGAATTCCGGCGCGCAGGGCGAATATGCCGGCCTGCTGACGATCCGCAACTATCATATCGCCAATGGCGACGGCCATCGCGACGTCTGCCTGATCCCGACCTCTGCGCATGGCACCAACCCGGCCTCGGCTCAGATGGTCGGCATGAAGGTCGTCGTCGTCAAGGTGCGCGAAAATGGCGATATCGATCTCGACGATTTCCGCGCCAAGGCTGAGCAGCATGCGGCAAACCTCTCCTGCTGCATGATCACCTACCCTTCGACGCACGGCGTCTTCGAGGAGACCGTCAAGGAAATCTGCGACCTCGTGCACGAGCATGGCGGCCAGGTCTATCTCGACGGCGCCAACATGAACGCCATGGTCGGCCTATCCCGCCCCGGTGACATCGGCTCCGACGTTTCGCATCTCAATCTGCACAAGACCTTCTGCATTCCGCATGGCGGCGGCGGACCCGGCATGGGCCCGATCGGCGTCAAGGCGCATCTGGCCCCCTACCTGCCCGGCCATCCCGAAACCGACGGCCGTCCGGGTGCGGTCTCGGCCGCCGCCTTCGGCTCCGCCTCGATCCTGCCGATCTCCTGGAGCTATTGCCTGATGATGGGCGGCGAAGGCCTGACGCAGGCGACCAAGGTGGCGATCCTCAGCGCCAACTATATCGCCACCCGGCTGAAGGGCGCCTATGACGTGCTCTACAAGTCGTCTGCCGGCCGCGTCGCGCATGAATGCATCATCGACACCCGTCCGCTGGTCGACAGCTCGGGTGTGACCGTCGACGACGTCGCCAAGCGGCTGATCGACTGCGGCTTCCATGCGCCGACCATGAGCTGGCCGGTCGCCGGCACGCTGATGATCGAGCCGACGGAAAGCGAGACCAAGGCCGAACTCGACCGTTTCTGCGAGGCGATGCTGGCGATCCGCGAGGAAGCCCGCGCCATCGAGGATGGCCGCATGGACAAGGTGAACAACCCGCTGAAGAACGCTCCGCACACGGTGGAAGACCTCGTCGGCGAATGGGACCGCCCCTACTCACGCGAACAAGCCTGCTTCCCGCCCGGTGCCTTCCGCGTCGACAAATACTGGTCGCCGGTCAACCGCGTCGACAATGTCTATGGCGACCGCAACCTGATCTGCACCTGCCCGCCGGTGGAAAGCTACGCAGAGGCCGCCGAATAG
- a CDS encoding short-chain dehydrogenase/reductase SDR (PFAM: short-chain dehydrogenase/reductase SDR~KEGG: gdj:Gdia_1453 short-chain dehydrogenase/reductase SDR), with protein MSGLFGATSTTDEVLAGVDLKGKRVLVTGVSAGLGVETARVLAAHGAQVTGTARDLAKARAATEVVRAGAANGGSLDIVELDLASLASVRACADALISDGRPFDVVIANAGVMAAPFGRTADGFETQFGTNHLGHFVLVNSIAPLVKSGGRVVIVASSGHRMAPFSLDDLNFESKTYEPWAAYAQSKTANILFAVELDRRLKERGIRATALHPGGIQTELDRHLDPDMIEGMITQINAALSAEGKPPFQWKTIPQGAATSVWAGFVAPADAVGGRYCENCHVSEVTDAEISPISEGVRTYALDPETARGLWTKSEHMVGERF; from the coding sequence ATGAGTGGACTTTTTGGCGCGACATCGACCACCGATGAGGTGCTCGCCGGCGTCGATCTCAAGGGCAAGCGTGTTCTGGTGACGGGTGTTTCGGCCGGCCTCGGCGTGGAAACCGCGCGTGTGTTGGCAGCCCATGGAGCGCAGGTGACGGGTACGGCACGTGACCTTGCAAAGGCGAGGGCGGCAACGGAAGTCGTGCGTGCCGGTGCGGCCAATGGCGGCAGCCTTGATATCGTCGAGCTTGATCTTGCCTCTCTGGCAAGCGTGCGCGCCTGTGCCGATGCGCTCATTTCGGATGGCCGGCCCTTCGATGTCGTCATTGCCAATGCCGGCGTGATGGCCGCTCCCTTCGGCCGCACCGCCGATGGCTTCGAAACGCAGTTCGGCACCAACCATCTCGGTCATTTCGTGCTGGTCAACAGCATCGCACCGCTCGTCAAATCGGGCGGCCGAGTGGTGATCGTCGCATCCTCGGGCCATCGCATGGCACCTTTCAGCCTCGATGACCTCAATTTCGAGAGCAAGACCTATGAGCCCTGGGCGGCCTATGCCCAGTCGAAAACCGCAAATATCCTGTTCGCGGTGGAACTCGACCGGCGCCTCAAGGAGCGCGGCATCCGTGCAACGGCACTGCATCCCGGCGGCATCCAGACCGAGCTCGACCGTCATCTCGACCCTGACATGATTGAAGGCATGATAACGCAGATCAACGCAGCACTCTCCGCCGAGGGCAAGCCGCCTTTCCAGTGGAAGACGATTCCTCAGGGTGCGGCTACCTCCGTCTGGGCAGGTTTCGTCGCCCCTGCAGACGCGGTCGGTGGCAGATATTGCGAGAATTGCCACGTCTCCGAAGTGACGGATGCGGAGATCAGCCCGATTTCCGAAGGCGTGCGTACCTACGCGCTCGATCCCGAGACGGCCAGGGGATTGTGGACGAAAAGCGAGCATATGGTCGGCGAGCGCTTCTAG
- a CDS encoding transcriptional regulator, TetR family (PFAM: regulatory protein TetR~KEGG: gdj:Gdia_1452 transcriptional regulator, TetR family) yields MAEKSDEPTARKPRADAERNRLLLMETAKTVFADKGSSASLEEIARIAGVGIGTLYRHFPTRDALVSAIYRNETAQLAAAAKSLAETHPPVEALRLWLVQFVDYVVTKHGMSEVLDSLVGGTSELYADSADLIIGAVNLLVDRAVATGEIRLAMDPLDILRALAGGASISSGPAWRDAARQLIDILIAGMRASR; encoded by the coding sequence ATGGCCGAAAAAAGCGACGAGCCCACCGCCCGAAAGCCGCGTGCGGATGCCGAACGCAATCGTCTTCTGCTGATGGAGACGGCAAAGACCGTCTTTGCCGACAAGGGTTCCAGCGCCAGCCTGGAGGAAATCGCCCGCATCGCCGGCGTCGGCATCGGCACGCTCTATCGCCATTTCCCGACCCGCGACGCACTGGTTTCCGCCATCTACCGCAACGAGACGGCGCAGCTTGCCGCTGCCGCCAAAAGCCTTGCCGAGACACATCCGCCTGTCGAAGCGCTTCGCCTGTGGCTGGTGCAGTTCGTCGACTATGTCGTGACGAAACACGGCATGTCCGAAGTGCTGGATTCTTTGGTCGGCGGCACCTCCGAGCTCTATGCCGATTCTGCCGATTTGATCATAGGTGCCGTCAATCTGCTGGTGGATCGCGCAGTCGCCACTGGTGAAATCCGTCTGGCGATGGACCCGCTCGATATCCTGCGCGCCCTGGCCGGCGGCGCGAGCATCAGCAGTGGCCCCGCCTGGCGGGATGCGGCAAGGCAACTCATCGATATTCTGATTGCGGGTATGAGAGCCAGTCGCTGA